The stretch of DNA agcattgttgacatattagcattgttgaCATGTCATGGACAACGCTAGTAGCAAtgttgacatattagcattgttgaCATGTCATGGACAACGCTAgtagcattgttgacatattagcattgttgaCATGTCATAAACAACGCTAgtagcattgttgacatattagcattgttAACATGTTGACAACGCTAGTAGCATTGTTGACAAATTAGCATTGTTGACATGTTAGCATTGTTGACATATCATTGACAACACTAgtagcattgttgacatattagcattgttgacatgtcacggacaacactagtagcattgttgacatattagcattgttgaCATGTCATTGACGACACTAGTAGCATTGTTGACATTTCATGGACAACGCTAgtagcattgttgacatattagcattgttgaCATGTCATGAACAACGCTAGTAGCAAtgttgacatattagcattgttgaCATGTCATGGACAACGCTAgtagcattgttgacatattagcattgttgaCATGTCATGGACAACGCTAgtagcattgttgacatattagcattgttgaCATGTCATGGACAACGCTAgtagcattgttgacatattagcattgttgaCATGTCATTGACAACACTAGTAGCATTGTTGTTATattagcattgttgacatatGCACAAGACTACTAGCATTGTTGAGATTTGACATCGACAGCACTAGCGTTAGCATTAGCACTAGGGCAAAAGGCGGGTCAAACCTTTGGATCTCTGGAATGTTCCGGACATAAGACCTGCAGGCGCTTGCAGTAGGTTTTGCTGTGAGGGTTGTAGACGTCGCAGAACAAGCGGGTGGCTCTGCAAGGCGGACAGGACAGACTGTGAGGGACAGACTGTGAGCGACGGACTGTGAGGGACACACTGGAAGGGACAGACTGTAAGGGACAGACTGTGAGGGACAGACTGTGAGGGACGGACTGTGAGGGACACACTGGAAGGGACAGACTGTAAGGGACAGACTGTGAGGGACAGACTGTGAGGGACACACTTTAAGGGTCACACTGTGAGGGACAGACTGTGAGGGACACACTGGAAGGGACAGACTGTAAGTGACAGACTGTGAGGGACACACTGTAAGGGACAGACTGTGAGGGACAGATTGTGAAGGACAGACTGTAAGGGACAGACTGTGAGGGACAGACTAAAAGGGACAGACTGTGAGGGACAGACTAAAAGGGACAGACTGTAAGGGACAGACTGTGAGGGACTGACTTTGAGGGACAGACTGTGAGGGACAGACTGTGAGGGACAGACTAAAAGGGACAGACTGTGAGGGACAGACTGTGAGGGACAGACTGTAAGGGACAGACTGTAAGGGACAGACTGTGATGGACAGACTGTGAGGGACAGACTGTAAGGGACAGACTGTGAGGGACAGGCTAAAAGGGACAGACTGTGAGGGACAGACTGTGAGGGACAGACTGTGATGGACAGACTGTAAGGGACAGACTGTGAGGGACAGTCGCAGAGACAGGCGGAGAGATGGGTGTCCTACCCTTCGATGCGTGTGGGGTACATGGATCCAAAGGAGGTCTGGCTCTCGTACTGTAGGGTCAAAGGTCAGCAGAGGTCACCTGAAAGCCAACATGGAGGGCGTGGAGACTGACCTTGGCGTAGCACCTCTCCATGTGTCTCAGCGCCACCTTGGGGTTGACAGGGTGACTGCAGGACACGCAGAAGATTTGAAAGTCGGTGTCGTCGCCCTCGCCTTCGTTCACCTGCGccaacacacacgcgcacgcttttactttgaaaggcGGCCTGACTTCCTGCGTAAGCGCACGTCCTCACCTCCTCGTCGTGCAGCACCTGGTGCACCTTGGAGTTGGCGATGATGCCTTCCAGCTCGTGGAAGCGCTTCTCCATCAGCGTGAGGCGGAGCCTGGCCGCCTGCTGCTCCTTCCTGATTCGCTCCAGCTGTCTCCGCCCCATTTCCTCCGCCACGCAGGGACTCTGCTGCCACTGCTGGATCCTCTGAGGCACGATCTCGTAGATGCGACTGCGGACACGCAAACATGGCCATGGTCATGTGACGTGGCGGGAAGGATGATGGTGCATGCGTGCCACTGACTTGGCGGCGAGCTTCATGCCACAGTCGTCGGTGCAGTACTTGGAGTTGTTCCGGGCCGCTTGGACGCAGCCCGGACCGAGGCACTGGCGCAGGGTCCCGCCCGGCTCCTTGGCTCCACCCTCTCCGCCTCTTTCGCTGTGCCGCACGCGCTCCTTGTGCCGCTGCTTGACCTTGTGACGCCGCACCTCCACCTTGGGAGCGGACACAGACTTCTGCCAGACGGCGACAGCGTCAGTGGCGTGATGGCGGTCTACGAGGACCAGCTCACCTTCTTCTCAGGCTTCTTCTCGCGTCTCTTCACGTGCTTCACCTTCACCGCCTTTTTCCTTAAGGTGTCgggttcctcctcctcctcctcctcgctgtGCCACACCTGTGACAGCAAGACACATGACAGGAAGTCCCGCCTCTCACAACCCACTGGCTCCGCCCACTTGCTACTAACCATGTCTCTGAATCCAGCAGCTTTGTACTGCTTGTAGAGCTCCAGCTCACTTTCACTGAaggcctcctcttcctcctcctcctcctcctcctcctcctcggtcATGTGACTTTTTCTGTGGAGGCCCCGCCCCTTCACGCCGCTCGCTCTCGCCTCCTCCACTTCTTTCACCCGAAGCATCTTCTGCTCCACAGTGCCAACGTCCAACTTCTTACACAACCTCATGTGCTACAGGCGGAAACATGTGTGGACATGAATGAAacatgtcagctacaggcgtcgaaatgtctgctacaggcgtcgacatgtcagctacaggcgtcaacatgtcagctacaggcgtcGACATGTCTGCTACAGGCCTCAACATGTCTGCTACAGGCGCGGTCATGTCAGCTACAGGCGTTGACTTGTCTGCTACAGGCGTCGacatgtcagctacaggcgtcaacatgtcagctacaggcgtcGACATGTCTGCTACAGGCCTCAACATGTCTGCTACAGGCGCGGTCATGTCAGCTACAGGCGCGGTCATGTCAGCTACAGGCGCGGTCATGTCAGCTACAGGCGCCGTcatgtcagctacaggcgtcGACATCTTAGCTACAGGCGTCGACATCTCAGCTACAGGCGTCGACATGTCTGCTACAGGCGTCCACATGTCAGCTACAGGCATCCacatgtcagctacaggcgtcCACATGTCTGCTACAGGCGTCAAAGTGTCAGTTACAGGCGTCAGCGTGTCAGCTACAGGCGTCAGCGTGTCAGCTACAGGCGTCAGCGTGTCCGCTACAGGCGTCGACATGTCCGCTACAGGCGTCGACATGTCTGCTACAGGCGTCAAAGTGTCAGTTACAGGCGTCAGCGTGTCAGCTACAAGCGTCAGCGTGTCAGCTACAGGCGTCGACATGTTCCCTACAGGCGCCGACATGTCTGCGACAGGCGTCGACATGTCTGCTACAGGGGTCTacatgtcagctacaggcgtctacatgtcagctacaggcgtcaacatgtcagctacaggcgtcAACATGTCTGCTACAGACGTCAGCATGTCTGCTACAGGCGTCGacatgtcagctacaggcgtcgacatgtcagctacaggcgtcAACATGTCTGCTACAGGCGTCAACATGTCTGCTACAGGCGTCAACATGTCTGCTACAGGCGTCGACATGTCTGCTACAGGCGTCGACATGTCTGCTACAGGCGTCGAAATGTCTACTCCAGGTGTCGACATTTCAGATACAGGCGTCGacatgtcagctacaggcgtccacatgtcagctacaggcgtcaacatgtcagctacaggcgtcAGCGTGTCAGCTACAGGCGTCAGCTACAGGCATCAACGTGTCAGCTACAGGCGTCAGCTACAGGCGTCAGCGTGTCAGCTACATGCGTCAGCTACAGACGTCAACGTGTCAGCTACAGGCGTCGACATGTCTGCTACAGGCGTCAACGTGTCAGCTACAGGCGTCGACATGTCTGCTACAGGCGCCGACATGTCTGCGACAGGCATCGACATGTCTGCTACAGGCCTCTACATGTCAGCAACAGGCGTCAACATGTCTGCTACATGCGTCAACATGTCAGCTACAGACGTCAGCATGTCTGCTACAGACGTCAGCATATCTACTACAGACATCAGCATGTCTGCTACAGGCGTCGCcatgtcagctacaggcgtcgacatgtcagctacaggcgtcGATATGTCTGCTACAATCGTCGACATGTCTACTACAGGCGCCGacatgtcagctacaggcgtcGACATGTCAGATACAGGCGTCCACATGTCAGATACAGGCGTCCacatgtcagctacaggcgtcCACATGTCTGCGACAGGCCTCTacatgtcagctacaggcgtTAACATGTCAGCAACAGGCGTCAACATGTCTACTACATGCGTCAACATGTCAGCTACAGACGTCAGCATGTCTGCTACAGACGTCACCATATCTGCTACAGACGTCAGCATGTCTGCTACAGACGTCAGCATGTCTGCTGCAGGCGTCGCCATGTCAGCTACAGGCATCAACAAGTCAGCTACAGGCGTCAACAGGTCAGCTACAGGCTTCAACGTGTCTGCTACAGGCGTCGacatgtcagctacaggcgtcGACATGTCTGCTACAAGCGTCGACATGTCTGCTACAGGCGTCGACATGTCAGCTACAGGCGCCGACATGTCAGATACAGGCGTCGACATGTCAGATACAGGCGTCGACATGTCTGCTACAGGCGTCCacatgtcagctacaggcgtcAACAAGTCAGCTACAGGCGTTAACATGTCAGCTACAGGCTTCAACATGTCTGCTACAGGCGTCAACATGTCTGCTACAGGCGTCAACATGTCTGCTACAGGTGTCAACATGTCTGCTACAGGCGTCAACATGTCAGCTACAGGCCTCAacatgtcagctacaggcgtcaacatgtcagctacaggcgtcaacatgtcagctacaggcgtcgacatgtcagctacaggcgtcGACATGTCTGCTACAGGCGCCGACATGTCAGATACAGGCGTCGACATGTCAGATACAGGCGTCGACATGTCTGCTACAGGCATCCACATGTCAGCTAAAGGCGTCCACATGTCAGCTACACGCGTCCACATGTCTGCTACAGGCATCAAAATGTCAGCTACAGGCGTCGACATGTCTACTACAGGCCCCGACATGTCAGATACAGGCGTCGACATGTCAGATACAGGCGTCGATATGTCAGATACAGGCGTCGACATGTCTGCTACAGGCGTCGACATGTCTGCTACAGGCGTCCACATGTCTTCTACAGGCGTCCACATGTCAGCTAAAGGCGTCCACATGTCTATTACAGACGTCAGCATGTCTGCTACAGACGTCAGCATGTCTGCTTCAGGCGTCAACATGTCTGCTACAGGCAACAACATGTCAGCTACAGGCAACAACATGTCAGCTACATGCAACGACATGTCAGCTACAGGCAACAACATGTTAGCTACAGGCGTCGACATCTCAGCTACAGGCGTCGACATGTCTGCTACAGGCGTCCACATGTCAGCTACAGGCATCCacatgtcagctacaggcgtcAAAGTGTCAGTTACAGGCGTCAGCGTGTCAGCTACAGGCGTCAGCGTGTCAGCTACAGGCGTCAGCGTGTCCGCTACAGGCGTCAGCGTGTCAGCTACAGGCGTCAGCGTGTCCGCTACAGGCGTCGACATGTCCGCTACAGGCGTCGACATGTCTGCTACAGGCGTCAAAGTGTCAGTTACAGGCGTCAGCGTGTCAGCTACAAGCGTCAGCGTGTCAGCTACAGGCGTCGACATGTTCCCTACAGGCGCCGACATGTCTGCGACAGGCGTCGACATGTCTGCTACAGGGGTCTacatgtcagctacaggcgtctacatgtcagctacaggcgtcaacatgtcagctacaggcgtcAACATGTCTGCTACAGACGTCAGCATGTCTGCTACAGGCGTCGacatgtcagctacaggcgtcgacatgtcagctacaggcgtcAACATGTCTGCTACAGGCGTCAACATGTCTGCTACAGGCGTCAACATGTCTGCTACAGGCGTCGACATGTCTGCTACAGGCGTCGACATGTCTGCTACAGGCGTCGAAATGTCTACTCCAGGTGTCGACATTTCAGATACAGGCGTCGacatgtcagctacaggcgtccacatgtcagctacaggcgtcaacatgtcagctacaggcgtcAGCGTGTCAGCTACAGGCGTCAGCTACAGGCATCAACGTGTCAGCTACAGGCGTCAGCTACAGGCGTCAGCGTGTCAGCTACATGCGTCAGCTACAGACGTCAACGTGTCAGCTACAGGCGTCGACATGTCTGCTACAGGCGTCAACGTGTCAGCTACAGGCGTCGACATGTCTGCTACAGGCGCCGACATGTCTGCGACAGGCATCGACATGTCTGCTACAGGCCTCTACATGTCAGCAACAGGCGTCAACATGTCTGCTACATGCGTCAACATGTCAGCTACAGACGTCAGCATGTCTGCTACAGACGTCAGCATATCTACTACAGACATCAGCATGTCTGCTACAGGCGTCGCcatgtcagctacaggcgtcgacatgtcagctacaggcgtcGATATGTCTGCTACAATCGTCGACATGTCTACTACAGGCGCCGacatgtcagctacaggcgtcGACATGTCAGATACAGGCGTCCACATGTCAGATACAGGCGTCCacatgtcagctacaggcgtcCACATGTCTGCGACAGGCCTCTacatgtcagctacaggcgtTAACATGTCAGCAACAGGCGTCAACATGTCTACTACATGCGTCAACATGTCAGCTACAGACGTCAGCATGTCTGCTACAGACGTCACCATATCTGCTACAGACGTCAGCATGTCTGCTACAGACGTCAGCATGTCTGCTGCAGGCGTCGCCATGTCAGCTACAGGCATCAACAAGTCAGCTACAGGCGTCAACAGGTCAGCTACAGGCTTCAACGTGTCTGCTACAGGCGTCGacatgtcagctacaggcgtcGACATGTCTGCTACAAGCGTCGACATGTCTGCTACAGGCGTCGACATGTCAGCTACAGGCGCCGACATGTCAGATACAGGCGTCGACATGTCAGATACAGGCGTCGACATGTCTGCTACAGGCGTCCacatgtcagctacaggcgtcAACAAGTCAGCTACAGGCGTTAACATGTCAGCTACAGGCTTCAACATGTCTGCTACAGGCGTCAACATGTCTGCTACAGGCGTCAACATGTCTGCTACAGGTGTCAACATGTCTGCTACAGGCGTCAACATGTCAGCTACAGGCCTCAacatgtcagctacaggcgtcaacatgtcagctacaggcgtcaacatgtcagctacaggcgtcgacatgtcagctacaggcgtcGACATGTCTGCTACAGGCGCCGACATGTCAGATACAGGCGTCGACATGTCAGATACAGGCGTCGACATGTCTGCTACAGGCATCCACATGTCAGCTAAAGGCGTCCACATGTCAGCTACACGCGTCCACATGTCTGCTACAGGCATCAAAATGTCAGCTACAGGCGTCGACATGTCTACTACAGGCCCCGACATGTCAGATACAGGCGTCGACATGTCAGATACAGGCGTCGATATGTCAGATACAGGCGTCGACATGTCTGCTACAGGCGTCGACATGTCTGCTACAGGCGTCCACATGTCTTCTACAGGCGTCCACATGTCAGCTAAAGGCGTCCACATGTCTATTACAGACGTCAGCATGTCTGCTACAGACGTCAGCATGTCTGCTTCAGGCGTCAACATGTCTGCTACAGGCAACAACATGTCAGCTACAGGCAACAACATGTCAGCTACATGCAACGACATGTCAGCTACAGGCAACAACATGTTAGCTACAGGCGTCAACATGTCTGCTTCAGGCGTCAACATGTCTGCTACAGgcttaaagcttctgtgaaaggattgcagtctaccttgtttgtatgcacatgtgttatgtgagcaagttttaatgttgtaaattttatgttttatgtgttgtttactgtttttaatgtaacctggctgctgacctcttggccaggtctcccttggaaaagagatctttgatcacAATGGGATTTTACcgggttaaataaaggctaaataaaataaattaaattaaccgTGTCACAGCCGTCAACGTGTCTGTTAAAGGCGTCAACAGGTCAGCTACAGGCGTCAACGTGTCAGCAACAGGCGTCAACTTGTCTGCTTCAGGCGTCAACGCGTCAGCTACATGTCAGCTACAGGCAACAACATGTCTGCTACAGCCGTCAACATGTCTGCAACAGGCGTCAACGTGTCTGCTACAGGCGTCAGTGTGTCTGCTACAGGCGTCAGTGTGTCTGCTACAGGCGTCAGCGTGTCTGCTACAGGCGTCAGCGTGTCTGCTACAGGTGTCAACATGTCTGCTACAGGCGTCAACGTGTCTGCTACAGGCGTCAACATGTCTGCTACAGGCAACCACATGTAAGTTACAGGCAACAacatgtcagctacaggcgtcaacatgtctgctacaggcgtcaacatgtcagctacaggcaacaacatgtctgctacaggcttaaagcttctgtgaaaggattgcagtctaccttgtctgtatgcacatgtgttatgtaagcaagttttaatgttgtaaattttatgttttatgtgttgtttactgtttttaatgtgaccttgctgctgccctcttggccaggtctcccttggaaaagagatctttgatcacaatgggattttacctggttaaataaaggctaaataaattaaattaaattaactgTGTCACAGGCGTTGATATGTCTGCTACAGGCGTCAACATGTCTGTTACAGGCGTCGACATGTCTGTTACAGGCGTCAACAGGTGTGTTGTACATGCATTCTACAGGCGTCAACAGGTGTTACACACGCATGCTACAGATGTAAACATGTCTGCCACAGGTGTCAACATGTCAGCTACAGACGTCAACATGTCTGCAACAGGTGTCAGCAGGTGTGTTGTACATGCATGCTACAGGCGTCAACAAGTGTTACACACGCATGCTAGAGGTGTAAACATGTCTGCCACAGGTGTGAACATGAAAACTACAGGTGTAAACATGTCGGCTAAACATGCTACAGGTGTGAACATGTCTATTACATGCATGCTACAGGTGTGAATATTTATGTTACACATGCTACAGGTGTAAACATGTCTACTACATGCATGCTACAGGTGTGATTGTGTGCTACAATTCAACAGTTGTGTACATGTCTACTACATAAGCTTCAGGTGTGAACATGTCTACTACATGCATGGTACAAGTGTAAATATGTCTGTTACACATGCTACATGTGTGTCCATGTCTACTACACAAGCTTCAGGTGTGAACATGTCAACTACATGCATGCTGTAGGTGTGAACATATCTGCTACATATGTCACAGGTGTGAATATACAAGCTTCAGGTGTGAAGGTGTCTATTACAGGCATGCTACAGGTGTGACTATGTCTGTTACACATGCTACAGGTGTAAAAATGTCTGCTACACATGCCACAGGTGTGAATGCACACGCTTCAGGTGTGAACATGTCTGCTACATGCATGCTACAGGTCTGAATATGTCTGCTACACATGTGTTAATGTCTGCTACACATGCTACAGGTGTGATTATGTCTGCTACACATGTTACAGGTGTGATTATGTCTGCTACACATGCTACAAGTGTGAACGTACAAGCTACAGGTGTGAAAATGTCTACTACATGGATGCTACAGGTGTAAACATATCTACTACACATGCTACAGGTGTGAACATACGAGCTTCAGGTGTGAACATGTCTACTACATGCATGTTACAAGTGTGAGCATGTCTGCTACACATGCTACAGGTGTGAACATGTCTGCTAGACATGCTAAAGATGTATCATGTCTGCTACATGCATGTTACAGGTGTGACCATGTCTGCTAGATGCATGTTAGAGGTGCAAACATGTCTGCTAGATGCATTTTACAAGTGTGAACATGTCTGCTACACATGCTCATGTGTTCTACAGGTGTGATCATGTCTGCTACATGCATGTTACAGGTGTGAATATGTCTGCTACACATGCTCATGTGTGCTACAGATGTGGACATGTTTGCTACACATGCTCACGTGTGCTACAGGTGTGGACATGTTTGCTACACATGCTACAGGTGTGAACATGTCTGCTACACAAATTGCAGGTATGAACATGTCTACTACACTTGTCCATGTGTGCTACAGGTGTGAACATGTCTGCTACACATGCTCATGTGTGCTACAGCTGTGGACATGTCTACTACACGTGCTACAGGTGTGATCATGCCTGCTCCATGCATGTTACAGgtgtgaacatgtctgttacaCATGCTACTGGTGTGAACATGTCTGCTACACATGCTCATGTGTGCTACAGCTGTGGACATGTCTACTACACGTGCTACAGGAGTGATCATGTCTGCTACATGCATGCTACAGGTGTGAACATGTCTGCTACATGCATGCTACAGGTGTGAACATGTCTGCTACATGCATGCTACAGGTGTGAACATGTCTGCTACATGCATGCTACAGGTGTGATCATGTCTGCTACATGCATGCTACAGGCGTGATCATGTCTGCTACATGCATGCTACAGGTGTGAACATGTCTACTACACACGTGCTAGATACATGTTTACACGCCTGAAGGTGTGCTCGAGGCTGTGTGTGCGTTGCGGTCACTCACCCGTGCGCGCACCTCACACTGCCTGAGGCGACACTTTTGTCGTATTTTGTTAGGGCCTCCGAACTTCTTCATGTCTTTGCAGAAGTCACAGGTGGCACAGTCGCGCGTCCTCAAGCAGGCGTTGCACTCGCCACACATGCGAGCTGAGCGCTTGATTTGCTGCGGGACAGGAAGCAGAGGGACAAAGCCAACGGTTGTCTCGCAGCAGGTTTGTTTGTGCAAGCCAACAAATTCCTGGTTGCCAGGTTACCTGCTGCGAGCCCCGCCTCCTGTCCATCTTGGCCTGGGGGGTGGAGCTGCCGTCCTCCTCCCATTCCTCCCCGTCTTCCTCTGCCTCCTTTGTCTTCTTCTGGCGATACTTCACCTCTAGAGAGGGGTCAATCTCTAAAGACGAGGAGAGGACGCTAAGCGCTAACCTGCTAGCGGTGACGTAAAGTGTTTTGTTCACCAAAAAGACGAGCGACCTCGGCAGGACGGACAGAACCAAACTCTGATGGCTTTGGCTGCCTTCTCTGACACGCCCACGCAGTTGCCATGGAACCACTCTGCGCAGCCATCGCAGCCTCTGATTGGACGACAACAGTATGACAGAGTGCACAAAGGGCACAGCGTGGATGTAGTGCAGTTCGGGGGTATTACATCATAAAACAATTGATGTCAGACTTCCTGCATATGCAGTAGACAGGACGCTTTGGCGTTTCCTTGGTAACCTccccctcttcctcctcctcgtcATCGACATCAGGGAAACGATGCAAAGCCTCGTCAGCCTCAAAGACAACAAACAATTCACTGCAGTTACTAGtttactttttcacttccgatatatGATGTGGAGCCTTGATGATTGGCCGATACGGACATTAacctgatacgatatcagcaggtgTCACACATACTTGTATTAGTTTGTAACGTGGAATGTTGGAAAAGCTTTGATCTTATGAAACGAGTCAAAAGTAGAACAATTgtcggtatgaaaaacactaacctatttattattaaccgtctggaatggactgtttttaagttgaagtggagtggtaatagtttttttttgcaagatctagtggtcacaataaattTAGGTCattacgcagtaagttgaatgatgcggacacgtctgttactggatactttctaatacgcttctgccttggagactttgtatgtgtaagtaacatgAAACTAttcttatttgatacttgtttatgtagACAAATGTGTTTTAGTCTGTGATGTTGTTTCACTAAGCTTCTTTGCTATTGTGTgctgagttgttgtgtagctgctaactcCTAGTAGCCTGTAGCTCCCATGTTTAGCTTttgtatattgacaaatgtgctgttttagactgcaatattgttcaattattattacattagtctagcctgtgtgctattgtgtgcttagctgttgtgtatccGCTAGCTCATAGTAGCAGGGGTTCttgacctttttgacctcagagcCCACTCAaaaattaacactgaattagaaaTCTTGATTTGAACATACTCAATCattatatctaacttacttacagtttaacaggataatccTTGTCAAATGACATAAACGCATGtgttaataacaaaaaataataccAAGGATTATGTAAGGCTGATCACAATCAATcacaatatactgcaaaagaagggacccaTAAAAACTGAtggaaaataaatgtacatacaattatgcagtgctgaaataaaaattaaaacctaattcaattaataataataattacatatacattttttttatgaaaaacgaaaatacagcttcaccacttaagtcGTATTTTTTGAGCTTagcaaacttctctatgacttaagccttagacttcttctgtttatttgattttgtcaatactgccacaagtggaggaAAAGGGTATTACAACTGTGTACCGCGTCGGCCCAAATAGACTCCAGCTGAAAACGATATTTTTGCCAGCCCTCTAGGCCCAACAACGGTCACTGGACTATAGCCGAGCATGTGCATCTTTTGTAAACGActcgactaaaatagaagaaagtgtgtgcttattggaggacatttagatgctaactttgcacaagtaaacacactgcatgacGACTTGTATCAGACATGACGATATTGTCCCCTATTTTTTCTTTACTGATATCAGActaatatcaatattggatcggggCACCCCTACCGCggttaagttaaaggcctactgaaattaattttatttattcaaacggggatagcagatccattctgtgtcatacttgatcatttcgcgatattgccatatttttgctgaaaggatttagtagagaacatcgacgataaagttcgcaacttttggtcgctgataaaaaaagccttgcctgtaccggaattaacgtgacgtcgcaggttgaaaggctcctcacatttccccattgttttcaatgatggctgccagc from Entelurus aequoreus isolate RoL-2023_Sb linkage group LG01, RoL_Eaeq_v1.1, whole genome shotgun sequence encodes:
- the LOC133645804 gene encoding CXXC-type zinc finger protein 1-like isoform X1 → MADEALHRFPDVDDEEEEEGEVTKETPKRPVYCICRKSDINCFMIGCDGCAEWFHGNCVGVSEKAAKAIRVWFCPSCREIDPSLEVKYRQKKTKEAEEDGEEWEEDGSSTPQAKMDRRRGSQQQIKRSARMCGECNACLRTRDCATCDFCKDMKKFGGPNKIRQKCRLRQCEVRARHMRLCKKLDVGTVEQKMLRVKEVEEARASGVKGRGLHRKSHMTEEEEEEEEEEEEAFSESELELYKQYKAAGFRDMVWHSEEEEEEEPDTLRKKAVKVKHVKRREKKPEKKKSVSAPKVEVRRHKVKQRHKERVRHSERGGEGGAKEPGGTLRQCLGPGCVQAARNNSKYCTDDCGMKLAANRIYEIVPQRIQQWQQSPCVAEEMGRRQLERIRKEQQAARLRLTLMEKRFHELEGIIANSKVHQVLHDEEVNEGEGDDTDFQIFCVSCSHPVNPKVALRHMERCYAKYESQTSFGSMYPTRIEGATRLFCDVYNPHSKTYCKRLQVLCPEHSRDPKVAADEVCGCPLVKDVFQPTGEFCRISKRKCNKHYCWEKLRRAEVDLERVRVWYKLDELFEQERSLRAAMTNRAGLLALMLHQTIQHDPITTDLRSGKDR
- the LOC133645804 gene encoding CXXC-type zinc finger protein 1-like isoform X2, giving the protein MDRRRGSQQQIKRSARMCGECNACLRTRDCATCDFCKDMKKFGGPNKIRQKCRLRQCEVRARHMRLCKKLDVGTVEQKMLRVKEVEEARASGVKGRGLHRKSHMTEEEEEEEEEEEEAFSESELELYKQYKAAGFRDMVWHSEEEEEEEPDTLRKKAVKVKHVKRREKKPEKKKSVSAPKVEVRRHKVKQRHKERVRHSERGGEGGAKEPGGTLRQCLGPGCVQAARNNSKYCTDDCGMKLAANRIYEIVPQRIQQWQQSPCVAEEMGRRQLERIRKEQQAARLRLTLMEKRFHELEGIIANSKVHQVLHDEEVNEGEGDDTDFQIFCVSCSHPVNPKVALRHMERCYAKYESQTSFGSMYPTRIEGATRLFCDVYNPHSKTYCKRLQVLCPEHSRDPKVAADEVCGCPLVKDVFQPTGEFCRISKRKCNKHYCWEKLRRAEVDLERVRVWYKLDELFEQERSLRAAMTNRAGLLALMLHQTIQHDPITTDLRSGKDR